CTGCGGCGCGACCTTGCCGAAGTGCTGCGCGAAGCGCGCGCCCTCCCAGCCGACGACGGGCTGCGGCGCCCGGAAGCGGAGGTCGCCACGGGGCGGTGCGGCGAAGGGGATGCCGCGCCACGCCTCGATGCCGCGCTCGCGAACGCCCCGGACGGTGCCGCCCGTGACCTTCACGTCGAGCTCCGACGGGTCGTACGCCGGGCTGGGCACGTCGGCGTCGGGGGTCACCCGATCGAGTTTACGGTCCGCCCTCACGCTCCCGGGACGGCGGTCGCGAGCAGGCGCTCCAGCGCGCGCTCGGCCCGCCAGAGCGCGGACTCGGTGCGCAGCCGCTCGGCCTCGTGCAGCACGCCGAGCGCGAAGGCGTCCTCGCCGCGGGCCGCGAGCCGCTTCGCCTCGTCGCGGAGGACCCGCTGCATCGCGATGCCGTCGCGGTGCTCGCCGAGCTCGTCGTGCACCTCCTCGGCGACGGTCGCGAGCCGCATCGTCTTCCGGCCGAGGACCTGGACCGTGCGGCCGCTGACCTCCTCCGCCGCGTACCGGAGGCGCTTGGCGGCCTTGCGGACCTCGTGCAGCGCCTCGGTGCGCGCGGCCTCGCCGACCGCCTCCTGCGCGACCGCCGCCCGGCGGCCGACCCGCTCGGCGTCACGACGGAGGGCCGCGTGCAGGGCCGGTCCCGCCGGGGCGCTCGCGTCGTGCGCGAGGGGCGGATCCGCGACCAGCCGGTCGAGGTCGTCGAGCAGCGCGAGGTAGCGCGCGGACGAGAGCGCGCGGACCACGCGCTCGCGGGCGCGGCGGTACCGCTCGTCGAGGACGTCGTGCAGGCCGTCGCCGACGTGGTCGGGCACGGTCTCCGTGTCGTGCTCCACCACCGACCAGACGACGCGGTCGCGGAGCACCTCCATGTCGCGCGCGCCGCCGAGGACGGTCCCGAGCGCGGTGAGCTCGGCGCGGACGGGCGCAGTGGCCGCCGGGTCGATCACGTCCTGGTGGGTGCGGAGCGCGCTGCGGAGGCGACGGACGGCGACGCGCATGCGGTGCACGGCCTCGTGCTCGTCGGCGCGCACGTGCGGGTCGGCGGCCACGAGGTCGCGGACGCCGCGGGCGAGGATCGCGCGGGCCACCTCGGACGCGGGGCTCTCCTTGGTGAGGGTCGCGGGATCCGGCAGGGCGGGTCCCGCGGGCGCCTCGCGGCCGAGCGCGTCGGCGCCGAGCGCGCGGGCGAGCTTCGAGGCGCTGTCCGACGGGCGGGCGCCCGCGTCGACCACGTGCCGCTCGATCCGGTCGAGGAGCGCGGTGCGCTGCTTCCGCTTCGCGGGCGCGTCCGGGAGCAGCTCGACCTCCCACTCGTGCCAGGCGCGCACGGTGCCGCCGCGGACGTCGGATCCGGTGACGCGGTCGTCGGCGAACTCGGCGACCGCGCGCCCGCCGTCGTCGAGCAGCGTGACGGTCGTGCGCACGGTCTCGAGGCGCGCGAGCGGCGTGAGCTCGCGGCCGCGCACGTGCACGGCCACCTGGTCGAGCACGGCCGGCGGGATCGCGCCGTCGCCGTCGTCGCCGTCCTGGAGCGGCCAGCCGAGCTCGGTGCGGCCCTCGCCGCCGTCGGCCGGGAGCTTCACGTGCCAGCCCCCGTCGTGCCCGCCCTCGCGGCGGCGGAGGATCATGCGGCGGTCGGCGAGCACGTGGTCCGCGGTGTCGAGGTAGACCGCGACGAGCGTCACGGGCTCCGCGGCTCGCGCCTCCGCGATCCCCTCGACGCCGACGAAGGCCGGGACGGGCACCCCGTCCGGGACGTCGTACTTGCGCTCGATCTCGACGGAGGATGTGTGAACCATCCCCCCTGTGTAGCGCACCCGGCCTGGCGCGGCCAGCCGCCCACGGTCGCGGCGAGCGCCGGCGCTCCGGGCGTGGGTCAGACTGGCTGGCATGCCCATCCGCCCGCGCCGCGTCGCGCCCGACGACGCCGCGCCCCAGGCGGAGCTCGACGAGCAGGCGCTGCACCGACGCCAACGCATCGGCCGCGAGCTCGGCTGGTACGCGTGCCGCCGCGCGGTCTACGGCTTCATGAAGCACCGCGGCATCGACATGGCCGCGAGCCTCACCTTCTACTCCACGCTCTCGCTCGTCCCCGCGGCGGTCGCGGTGCTCAGCCTCATCGGCGTCGTCGGCGACACGCGTGCCGGCGTCGAGGGCGTGCTCGGCGTCCTCACGGCGGTGCTCGGCGACTCGGCCGTCGACGTGATCCGCGACCCCGTCGAGCAGCTCGCCGACGGGCCGCGCTCGGGCATCGCGTTCACGGTGAGCTTCCTCGGCGCGCTCTGGACCTCGGCCGCCTACGTCACCGCGTTCGGCCGCGCGATGAACCGCGTGCAGGAGACCGAGGAGGGCCGGCCGCTCGTGAAGTACCGGGCGCTGATGCTCGGTGTCACGGTCGCGCTGCTCGTCGTCAGCGTCGTGATGGTCGGCATGCTGCTGCTCACCGACGACGGCGCCCGTGCGCTCGGGCAGCAGCTCGGCCTCGGCGACACGACGCTCGTGGTGTGGGCGATCGTCAAGTGGCCGCTGCTCGCGGCGCTGCTGACGGGGATCATCGGCGTGCTCTACGCGGCGACCCCGAACCTCCGCCGTCGCCGGGTGGACCTGCTCACCTGGGGCAGCCTCGTGGCGATCGTCGCCTGGGGCCTCGGCACCGCCGGCTTCGTCTGGTACGTGACGACCATCGCGACCTACGAGTCGACCTACGGCGTGCTCGGCGCGGTGATCGTGCTGCTGCTGTGGCTCTACATCGGGAACCTGTCGCTCGTGCTGGGCGGCGAGCTCGACGTGGAGATCATCCGCGCCCGGCAGCTGCAGGCGGGGATCCCGGCGGAGCACGCGCTGCGCCTGCCCGTGCGCGACACGACGCGCGCCGACCGGCTCGCCCGGCGCCGCGCCCTCCTCGAGGACGAGGGGCGGCGCCTGCGCGAGGCACGCTCGGGACCTCGCACGTCGGCCTCCGGGGAGCGCCGGGCGGATGCGCCGGCGACGCTCCCCGAGGACGACACGAGGGAGGTGCGGGTCAGGCGGAAGCGCTGGTCCGCACGACCATCTTCCCGACGTTCTCGCCGCGCATGAGGCCGGTGAAGGCCTCGAACGCGCGGTCGATTCCGTCGATGACGGTCTCGTCGGCCGTGATGCGGCCCTCGGCGAGCCACGGGCCCATCTTCGACGCGAACTCGGGCGCGAGGTCCTGGTGGTTGCCGAGCGTGAAGCCGCGGAGCATGAGCCCGCGCGTGACGATGCGGCCCGTGTTGCGGATCGCGATCTCCTCGCCCGTGGAGTTGTAGGTCGAGATCGACCCGCAGTTGGCGACGCGACCGAAGTCCTTGAGCGCGCCGAGCGCGGCCGAGAGGTGGTCGCCGCCGACGTTGTCGAAGTAGAGGTCGATGCCGTCGGGCGCGGCCTCCGCGAGCTTCCCCTCGAGGT
This genomic interval from Clavibacter michiganensis contains the following:
- a CDS encoding CYTH and CHAD domain-containing protein, with the translated sequence MVHTSSVEIERKYDVPDGVPVPAFVGVEGIAEARAAEPVTLVAVYLDTADHVLADRRMILRRREGGHDGGWHVKLPADGGEGRTELGWPLQDGDDGDGAIPPAVLDQVAVHVRGRELTPLARLETVRTTVTLLDDGGRAVAEFADDRVTGSDVRGGTVRAWHEWEVELLPDAPAKRKQRTALLDRIERHVVDAGARPSDSASKLARALGADALGREAPAGPALPDPATLTKESPASEVARAILARGVRDLVAADPHVRADEHEAVHRMRVAVRRLRSALRTHQDVIDPAATAPVRAELTALGTVLGGARDMEVLRDRVVWSVVEHDTETVPDHVGDGLHDVLDERYRRARERVVRALSSARYLALLDDLDRLVADPPLAHDASAPAGPALHAALRRDAERVGRRAAVAQEAVGEAARTEALHEVRKAAKRLRYAAEEVSGRTVQVLGRKTMRLATVAEEVHDELGEHRDGIAMQRVLRDEAKRLAARGEDAFALGVLHEAERLRTESALWRAERALERLLATAVPGA
- a CDS encoding YihY/virulence factor BrkB family protein, translating into MPIRPRRVAPDDAAPQAELDEQALHRRQRIGRELGWYACRRAVYGFMKHRGIDMAASLTFYSTLSLVPAAVAVLSLIGVVGDTRAGVEGVLGVLTAVLGDSAVDVIRDPVEQLADGPRSGIAFTVSFLGALWTSAAYVTAFGRAMNRVQETEEGRPLVKYRALMLGVTVALLVVSVVMVGMLLLTDDGARALGQQLGLGDTTLVVWAIVKWPLLAALLTGIIGVLYAATPNLRRRRVDLLTWGSLVAIVAWGLGTAGFVWYVTTIATYESTYGVLGAVIVLLLWLYIGNLSLVLGGELDVEIIRARQLQAGIPAEHALRLPVRDTTRADRLARRRALLEDEGRRLREARSGPRTSASGERRADAPATLPEDDTREVRVRRKRWSARPSSRRSRRA